A stretch of the Streptosporangium sp. NBC_01755 genome encodes the following:
- a CDS encoding non-ribosomal peptide synthetase, translating into MLRKAVPAEVVARLRALGSLPDTLLAAHLKVLGVMGGERSPLTGYLAPGADLAPRGIALAEATWRDLIGKVNEPVDVVDDAPAFDVVFGLSGAGMITGAVLDVGYVDAEDGLWLELRFRPDVIDRAHADRFAGYELRALELLVTDPDAPHDAKSLVEPDEYEYQMHAHSGADIPWHGKLFVELFEEQVRLRPNDLAASHGDSRWTYRDLNANANKVANTLLRRGSLPEDPIAVVMNRELNWVAAMLGVFKAGGVYLPVRPDFPPDRVATQFERADCKFVLSSADAVRTANEALAGLAHDCPVSLVEDVLRDETDDTNPDTSIEPGQLAYIYFTSGSTGAPKGAMCEHAGMLNHLYMKIDDMELAEGEVVTQTASQCFDISLWQVIAPWLVGGSTRIIDTETQLDVDSFVEEIAAGGIQVIQIVPAYLDVMTSHLAKHPRPLGDLRTISVTGEALKLRLVRRWFELYPSISLVNAYGATEVSDDTMHEVLTGLPERDFVTVGRPLRNVYTYVLDEKLRPAPLGAPGEIAFSGVAVGRGYINDEERTAHAFVEDPHRPGTRMYLTGDFGRWLPEGKIEFLGRRDEQVKVRGFRIEIGDIETKILGVSDVRDAAVVIEGDSDTKTLVAFYSGAASLKAEDIQDHLATQLPEYMIPTYFHRLDTLPLTENGKVDKMLLTSLAGTLGHAGASYVAPVTDVERRLATAWAEVLGVPLERIGRRDNFFELGGTSLAAVRLVINLDRQISLTQVVTNPVLEDLAAGLVAVGEPVAGLVQRLSIGEFDSVATLICLPYAGGNAVNFQQLAKALQDRNIAVHAVELPGHDLVGGQDASLQEVTEIAKAVHDEIRGITGPIILWGHCAGAAFAVEIARLMEENGRPPLRIFVGALMLDPVSDLNAESAEVSAMSNTEITALLRQDSAFVDLDSLKPERMDVVGSAYRHDVCSTNRYLADIQQGGVRLTAPLEIVVTADDRTTAGYAMRHGRWSLVADRVVLRELAEGGHYFTRTRADEVAGLVAEAV; encoded by the coding sequence TTGTTGCGCAAGGCGGTGCCCGCCGAGGTGGTCGCGCGACTCCGCGCACTCGGCTCACTGCCTGACACCCTGCTCGCCGCGCACCTGAAGGTCCTCGGTGTGATGGGCGGCGAACGGTCGCCACTCACCGGATATCTGGCGCCGGGCGCCGATCTGGCGCCGCGCGGGATCGCCTTGGCCGAGGCTACCTGGCGTGACCTGATCGGCAAGGTGAACGAACCGGTCGACGTCGTGGACGACGCGCCCGCGTTTGACGTCGTCTTCGGCCTTTCCGGGGCCGGGATGATAACCGGCGCCGTGCTCGACGTCGGCTATGTGGACGCCGAAGACGGACTGTGGCTGGAGCTGCGGTTCCGGCCGGACGTGATCGACCGCGCGCACGCTGACCGGTTCGCCGGATACGAACTACGGGCACTGGAACTGCTCGTCACCGATCCCGACGCCCCGCATGACGCGAAGAGCCTGGTGGAGCCGGACGAGTACGAGTACCAGATGCATGCGCACTCTGGCGCCGACATCCCGTGGCACGGCAAGCTTTTCGTGGAGCTGTTCGAGGAACAGGTACGCCTGCGCCCGAACGACTTGGCTGCTTCGCACGGCGACAGCCGCTGGACGTACCGCGACTTGAACGCGAACGCCAACAAGGTCGCGAACACGTTGCTGCGGCGCGGGTCACTGCCGGAGGACCCGATCGCGGTCGTGATGAACCGGGAGCTGAACTGGGTCGCGGCCATGCTCGGCGTGTTCAAGGCGGGCGGTGTTTACCTGCCCGTGCGCCCGGACTTCCCACCTGACCGCGTGGCCACGCAATTCGAGCGCGCGGACTGCAAGTTCGTCCTGTCGTCCGCGGATGCCGTCCGCACGGCGAACGAAGCGCTGGCCGGCTTGGCCCATGACTGTCCGGTGTCGCTTGTGGAGGACGTGCTGCGCGACGAAACCGACGACACCAACCCGGACACGTCCATCGAGCCAGGACAGCTGGCGTACATCTACTTCACCTCGGGTTCGACCGGTGCGCCGAAGGGCGCGATGTGCGAGCACGCCGGGATGCTCAACCACCTGTACATGAAGATCGACGACATGGAGCTGGCCGAGGGCGAGGTGGTCACCCAGACCGCGTCGCAGTGCTTCGACATCTCCCTGTGGCAGGTGATCGCGCCATGGCTGGTCGGTGGGAGCACTCGGATCATCGACACCGAGACGCAGCTGGACGTCGACTCGTTCGTCGAGGAGATCGCCGCGGGCGGCATCCAGGTGATCCAGATCGTGCCCGCCTATCTGGACGTGATGACCTCGCACCTGGCCAAGCACCCGAGGCCACTCGGTGACCTGCGGACCATCTCGGTTACCGGTGAGGCGCTGAAACTTCGGCTCGTCCGCCGGTGGTTCGAGCTCTACCCGTCGATCTCGCTGGTCAACGCCTATGGTGCGACTGAGGTTTCCGACGACACGATGCACGAGGTGCTGACCGGTTTGCCGGAGCGTGACTTCGTCACGGTTGGCCGTCCACTGCGGAACGTGTACACGTACGTGCTGGACGAGAAGCTCCGACCGGCACCGCTCGGCGCGCCCGGCGAGATCGCGTTCTCAGGTGTCGCCGTTGGTCGTGGCTACATCAACGACGAGGAACGCACCGCGCACGCATTCGTCGAAGACCCGCACCGGCCGGGCACCCGGATGTACCTGACCGGTGACTTCGGCCGCTGGCTGCCCGAAGGCAAAATCGAGTTTCTGGGCCGCCGGGACGAGCAGGTCAAGGTCCGCGGGTTCCGGATCGAAATCGGCGACATCGAGACCAAGATCCTCGGCGTGTCGGATGTCCGTGACGCCGCCGTGGTCATCGAGGGCGACTCGGACACCAAGACCCTGGTGGCGTTCTACAGCGGCGCGGCCTCGCTGAAAGCCGAGGATATCCAAGACCACCTGGCCACACAGCTGCCGGAGTACATGATCCCGACGTATTTCCACCGGCTGGACACGTTGCCGCTGACCGAGAACGGCAAGGTCGACAAGATGCTGCTGACTTCGCTCGCCGGCACACTCGGCCACGCGGGCGCATCCTATGTCGCCCCGGTGACCGACGTGGAGCGCAGGCTGGCGACCGCGTGGGCGGAGGTGCTGGGCGTTCCACTGGAGCGCATCGGCCGCCGCGACAACTTCTTCGAACTCGGCGGGACCTCGCTGGCGGCCGTACGGCTCGTGATTAACCTGGACCGCCAGATCTCGCTGACCCAGGTGGTGACGAACCCGGTGCTGGAGGACCTGGCCGCGGGCCTCGTCGCTGTCGGCGAGCCGGTCGCGGGCCTGGTCCAACGGCTGTCCATCGGTGAATTCGACTCCGTGGCGACGCTGATCTGCCTGCCTTACGCGGGCGGAAACGCGGTCAACTTCCAGCAACTGGCGAAGGCACTGCAGGACAGGAACATCGCGGTGCACGCCGTCGAGCTGCCCGGGCACGACCTGGTCGGTGGGCAGGACGCGTCCCTGCAGGAGGTCACCGAGATCGCCAAGGCGGTCCATGACGAGATCCGCGGCATCACCGGTCCGATCATTCTGTGGGGACACTGCGCCGGTGCGGCGTTCGCGGTGGAGATCGCCCGGCTGATGGAGGAGAACGGGCGTCCGCCGTTGCGGATCTTTGTCGGCGCGCTGATGCTCGACCCCGTGTCGGACCTGAACGCCGAGAGCGCCGAGGTATCCGCGATGAGCAACACGGAAATCACGGCGTTGCTGCGGCAGGACAGCGCGTTCGTCGACCTGGACTCGCTCAAGCCGGAACGGATGGATGTGGTGGGCTCGGCCTACCGGCACGATGTCTGCTCCACCAACCGCTATCTGGCCGACATTCAGCAGGGCGGGGTGAGGCTCACCGCACCACTGGAGATCGTTGTCACCGCGGATGACCGCACGACTGCCGGTTACGCGATGCGGCACGGGCGGTGGAGTTTGGTCGCTGACCGCGTTGTGCTGCGTGAACTCGCCGAAGGTGGGCATTACTTCACGCGTACACGGGCGGACGAGGTCGCGGGACTGGTCGCCGAGGCGGTATAG
- a CDS encoding phosphatase domain-containing protein yields the protein MLADEGIDSALESEEISEQIRRGTGPRALEGASHGRKLYGYDRVHAGHPIAYVSGRKEQCRRQTEMWLAANVGHLDDAEGLWMRDDHDNQPDVQVKHDIYTEHFAHREIAGVIDDRAAVVRMWREELGLTVFQVAAGDY from the coding sequence GTGCTTGCCGATGAGGGGATCGACTCCGCCTTGGAGTCTGAAGAGATCAGCGAGCAGATCCGGCGAGGCACGGGCCCTCGTGCGTTAGAAGGGGCCTCGCATGGCCGAAAACTGTACGGCTATGACCGCGTCCATGCCGGACACCCGATCGCCTACGTGTCTGGGCGCAAGGAGCAGTGCCGCCGCCAAACGGAGATGTGGCTGGCCGCCAACGTCGGCCACCTCGACGACGCTGAGGGCTTGTGGATGCGCGACGACCACGACAACCAGCCCGACGTGCAGGTGAAGCACGACATCTACACCGAACACTTCGCCCACAGGGAGATCGCCGGAGTCATCGACGACCGCGCGGCCGTCGTCCGCATGTGGCGCGAAGAGCTTGGCCTGACCGTCTTTCAAGTCGCAGCAGGGGATTACTGA
- a CDS encoding alkaline phosphatase D family protein, with product MEQKLSRRVFLSAAAGAGGLLLTGAGPGPARTLAGDPFTLGIASGDPSADGVVLWTRLALDPLGPDGRGGMPVRDVDVEWQLATDERFARVVRAGTETARRQRAHSVHVEVEHLEHGREYFYRFRAEGHLSPTGRTRTAPSALSPLTLAIAACAHYEHGFYTAYRRLAEQDPGLVVHLGDYMYEYAPRGYTALAGSVRQHTSGTCATLADYRMRHAQYKSDPDLQAAHAVAPWLVAFDDHEIENNWAGEVSSSGDPAFARRRANAFQAYYENMPLRRTSVPGGASMRVHRRVDWGPLARFHLLDTRQFRDDQACEDGLRSGCDDRLAAGRTLLGEDQRNWLLDGLATSGARWNLVGQQILMAQRDSKVGPGTEVNMDSWDGYAAERTRLLTGFRDSGAANPVVLTGDAHMHHAADLRLDFDDPDSPRVAVELVTSSIASDGDGYRDESRIAETIAENPHISYLDQRRGYIVCRLTPQELHADFRTLEYISRRGAPAKTGARFTIPAGQAALT from the coding sequence GTGGAGCAGAAGCTGTCACGCAGAGTGTTTCTTTCCGCCGCCGCCGGTGCGGGCGGCCTGTTGCTCACCGGGGCCGGGCCCGGCCCGGCCCGGACCCTCGCCGGCGACCCGTTCACGCTCGGCATCGCCTCCGGCGACCCGTCGGCGGACGGCGTCGTGCTGTGGACCAGGCTCGCCCTCGACCCGCTCGGCCCGGACGGCCGGGGCGGGATGCCGGTCCGGGACGTGGACGTCGAATGGCAGCTCGCCACCGACGAACGGTTCGCCAGGGTGGTCCGCGCGGGTACCGAGACCGCACGCCGGCAGCGGGCGCACAGCGTCCACGTCGAGGTGGAGCACCTGGAGCACGGCCGGGAGTACTTCTACCGCTTCAGAGCCGAGGGCCACCTGTCGCCGACCGGCCGCACCCGCACCGCCCCGTCCGCGCTGTCCCCGCTGACCCTCGCCATCGCCGCCTGTGCGCACTACGAGCACGGTTTCTACACGGCGTACCGGAGGCTGGCCGAGCAGGATCCCGGGCTGGTCGTCCACCTGGGCGACTACATGTACGAGTACGCGCCACGGGGGTACACGGCCCTCGCCGGGAGTGTCCGGCAGCACACCTCGGGCACCTGCGCCACGCTGGCCGACTACCGGATGCGGCACGCGCAGTACAAGAGCGACCCCGACCTGCAGGCGGCGCACGCGGTCGCGCCGTGGCTGGTGGCCTTCGACGACCACGAGATCGAGAACAACTGGGCGGGAGAGGTCTCCAGCTCCGGGGACCCGGCGTTCGCCCGGCGCAGGGCCAACGCCTTCCAGGCGTACTACGAGAACATGCCGCTGCGCCGGACGAGCGTGCCCGGCGGGGCGTCGATGCGGGTCCACCGCCGGGTGGACTGGGGGCCGCTGGCCCGTTTTCACCTGCTCGACACCCGGCAGTTCCGCGACGACCAGGCCTGCGAGGACGGGCTCAGGTCCGGCTGCGACGACAGGCTGGCCGCCGGGCGCACCCTGCTCGGGGAGGACCAGCGGAACTGGCTGCTCGACGGTCTTGCGACCTCCGGCGCCCGCTGGAACCTGGTCGGCCAGCAGATCCTGATGGCCCAGCGTGACTCCAAGGTCGGGCCGGGTACCGAGGTCAACATGGACTCCTGGGACGGCTACGCCGCCGAGCGCACCCGCCTGCTGACCGGATTCCGGGACTCGGGCGCGGCCAACCCGGTGGTGTTGACCGGAGACGCGCACATGCACCACGCGGCGGACCTGAGGCTCGACTTCGACGACCCCGACTCGCCCCGGGTCGCGGTGGAACTCGTCACCTCCTCGATCGCCAGCGACGGCGACGGTTACCGCGACGAGAGCCGGATCGCCGAGACGATCGCCGAGAACCCGCACATCTCCTATCTCGACCAGCGGCGCGGCTACATCGTCTGCCGCCTTACCCCGCAGGAACTGCACGCCGACTTCCGCACGCTTGAATACATCAGCAGGCGCGGTGCGCCCGCGAAGACCGGTGCTCGGTTCACCATTCCGGCAGGACAGGCGGCACTGACCTAA
- a CDS encoding TauD/TfdA family dioxygenase produces MSKTDPASWAADNRADLRSLLAADGAVLVRGLEIADVSTAAAVSRALIDSFVTEREGFAPRDSLEHGVYSATKWPSDQPMCMHHELSYVTDVPTVLAFTCLRAPVSGGVTALADSHAVLDSLDPDVVARFSEHGWQLVRHYNGLVGVSLADAFGSSDKDVIEAYCEAHGISLTWGADGSLRTTQTRPALVRHPASGRLGWFNQIAFLNEWTMDPDVRDYLITAFDGGLPFNTFAGDGTPLDRATVDAINAVYDTHTIREPWQDGDIMLVDNIRMAHAVEPYKGEREIVVAMGEAVRIKEY; encoded by the coding sequence GTGTCCAAAACGGACCCCGCATCCTGGGCGGCCGACAACCGTGCCGACCTCCGTTCGCTGCTGGCCGCCGACGGCGCCGTGCTGGTGCGTGGCCTGGAAATCGCGGATGTGTCCACGGCCGCAGCCGTCAGCCGTGCCTTGATCGACTCGTTCGTGACCGAACGTGAGGGCTTCGCGCCACGTGACTCGCTCGAGCATGGCGTGTACTCGGCGACGAAGTGGCCATCGGACCAGCCGATGTGCATGCATCACGAGCTGAGCTACGTGACCGATGTGCCGACTGTGCTGGCGTTCACCTGCTTGCGTGCCCCGGTTTCGGGTGGCGTGACGGCTCTGGCCGACTCGCACGCGGTGCTGGACTCCCTTGACCCGGATGTGGTGGCTCGGTTCTCGGAGCACGGCTGGCAGCTGGTGCGCCACTACAACGGCCTGGTCGGAGTTTCGCTGGCGGACGCGTTCGGTAGTTCCGACAAGGATGTGATAGAGGCGTACTGCGAGGCCCACGGGATTTCGTTAACCTGGGGCGCGGATGGCAGCCTCCGGACGACGCAGACCCGTCCTGCGTTGGTGCGGCACCCGGCGTCAGGGCGGCTCGGCTGGTTCAACCAGATCGCGTTCCTGAATGAGTGGACCATGGACCCGGACGTCCGTGACTACCTGATCACGGCGTTCGACGGCGGCCTGCCGTTCAACACGTTCGCCGGAGACGGCACTCCGCTCGACCGGGCGACCGTCGACGCCATCAACGCCGTGTACGACACCCACACCATCCGTGAGCCCTGGCAGGACGGCGACATCATGCTCGTCGACAACATCCGGATGGCCCATGCGGTCGAGCCGTACAAGGGTGAGCGGGAGATCGTCGTGGCTATGGGCGAGGCCGTCCGGATCAAGGAGTACTGA
- a CDS encoding GHMP family kinase ATP-binding protein: MSLAVQPLYRGATGLSTAFGTFGELLQGRLDEADGDFLVTLPIARWTVATFLADPAMSTIEVRPRHKTKSLKLAQMVMQTMPKPVGGVLTLDSGLAEGKGMASSSADLVATARAIGNALDVELTPKFIERLLCQIEPTDGVLYPGIVAYHHRSVRLRRILGSLPSMTVVGLDEGGAVDTVAFNRIPKPFGMAEKREYARLLDRLASAVATGDLAEVGDVATRSAELNQVLRPKRTLKAMIGICADIDALGVVVGHSGTVIGVLIDRSTPAYPDKVAAAAKACATLIGNVTMYSTLSFD; this comes from the coding sequence ATGTCACTGGCTGTCCAGCCGCTTTACCGCGGCGCCACCGGGTTGAGCACCGCGTTCGGCACCTTCGGCGAACTGCTGCAGGGCAGGCTGGACGAGGCCGACGGGGATTTCCTCGTCACGTTGCCGATCGCGCGCTGGACGGTGGCCACGTTCCTGGCCGACCCGGCCATGTCCACGATCGAAGTCCGGCCACGGCACAAGACGAAGTCGCTCAAACTGGCCCAGATGGTCATGCAGACCATGCCGAAGCCAGTCGGCGGAGTGCTCACTCTGGACAGTGGACTGGCCGAGGGCAAGGGCATGGCCAGCTCATCGGCCGATCTGGTCGCCACCGCGAGGGCGATCGGCAACGCGCTGGACGTGGAGCTGACGCCAAAGTTCATCGAAAGGCTGCTCTGCCAGATCGAGCCGACCGACGGCGTGCTGTATCCCGGAATCGTGGCGTACCACCACCGCAGTGTCCGACTGCGGCGGATACTGGGCTCGCTGCCGTCAATGACCGTGGTCGGCCTGGACGAAGGCGGCGCGGTGGACACGGTTGCCTTCAACCGGATCCCAAAACCTTTCGGCATGGCGGAGAAACGCGAGTACGCCCGGCTGCTCGACCGTCTCGCTTCGGCGGTGGCCACCGGAGACCTGGCTGAGGTAGGAGATGTGGCAACCCGCAGCGCCGAGCTCAACCAGGTCCTGCGTCCGAAGAGGACGCTCAAAGCGATGATTGGGATCTGTGCCGACATCGACGCACTCGGCGTGGTGGTCGGGCACAGTGGAACCGTGATCGGCGTGCTGATCGACCGTTCGACCCCAGCCTATCCCGACAAAGTCGCGGCGGCGGCGAAAGCATGTGCCACGCTGATCGGCAACGTGACGATGTACTCGACCTTGAGCTTCGACTGA
- a CDS encoding cytochrome P450, whose amino-acid sequence MEIDLADLGFWRRPLKERHEAFARLRDLDRPVFFEEKRVPLLRSGRGFYALVRHADVVEASRNAKVFSSEPGVTSPEPPGWVKHVFGESMVNMDDPRHARLRRIVSRAFSPKMLSNLQGDIDAACARIVDDVTASGPGDFVQQVAARLPIHVICDMMGVPDEVRAKVHQHVDISTAYSGVRPSLAHTVRMAAQNTLALLALQRLVIKLGRERSGAPGNDLVSALVTANVDGERLTDRELGSFFTLLLVAGNETARNTMAHGIKLLTDNPEQRRLLVDDFDAHIGGAIEEMVRYVSPIMQFRRTVTEDYDLRGLHLKAGDKVVLFYGSANRDETVFPDADRFDITRDTKPHVGFGGPGPHFCLGANLARQEIRAMFRELFTRLPEVRSFGEPELLVSNFDNSVRSQAFTF is encoded by the coding sequence ATGGAAATCGACCTGGCCGACCTGGGATTCTGGCGGCGGCCGCTCAAGGAGCGGCATGAGGCGTTCGCGCGGCTTCGGGATCTCGATCGGCCGGTGTTCTTCGAGGAGAAGCGGGTGCCGCTGCTCCGCTCGGGCAGGGGTTTCTACGCGCTGGTCAGGCACGCCGACGTGGTGGAGGCCAGCCGCAACGCCAAGGTGTTCTCCAGCGAGCCCGGTGTGACCAGTCCCGAGCCGCCCGGATGGGTCAAACACGTCTTCGGCGAGTCCATGGTCAACATGGACGACCCCCGGCACGCCCGGCTACGCCGCATCGTCTCCCGGGCGTTCAGCCCGAAGATGCTGAGCAACCTGCAGGGCGACATCGACGCCGCGTGCGCGCGGATCGTGGACGACGTGACGGCCTCGGGGCCCGGCGACTTCGTCCAGCAGGTGGCCGCAAGGCTGCCTATTCACGTCATCTGCGACATGATGGGCGTCCCCGACGAGGTGAGGGCCAAGGTCCACCAGCACGTCGACATCTCCACCGCCTACTCCGGCGTGCGGCCCAGCCTGGCGCACACGGTCAGGATGGCCGCCCAGAACACGCTCGCGCTGCTCGCCCTGCAGCGCCTGGTGATCAAACTGGGTAGGGAACGCTCGGGGGCGCCGGGCAACGACCTCGTCTCCGCGCTGGTCACCGCCAATGTCGACGGTGAGAGGCTGACCGACAGGGAACTGGGGTCGTTCTTCACGCTGCTGCTCGTGGCGGGCAACGAGACGGCACGCAACACCATGGCGCACGGTATCAAGCTGCTGACCGACAACCCCGAGCAGCGGCGCCTGCTGGTAGACGACTTCGACGCCCACATCGGTGGTGCCATCGAGGAGATGGTCCGTTACGTCTCGCCCATCATGCAGTTCCGCCGCACCGTCACCGAGGACTACGACCTGCGCGGCCTGCACCTGAAGGCGGGCGACAAGGTGGTGCTCTTCTACGGCTCGGCCAACCGCGACGAGACGGTCTTCCCCGACGCCGACCGGTTCGACATCACCCGGGACACCAAGCCCCACGTGGGCTTCGGCGGTCCGGGGCCGCACTTCTGCCTGGGGGCCAACCTCGCCAGGCAGGAGATCAGGGCGATGTTCCGCGAACTGTTCACCCGGCTGCCCGAGGTCCGCTCGTTCGGCGAGCCGGAACTGCTGGTGTCCAACTTCGACAACAGCGTCCGCAGCCAGGCGTTCACCTTCTGA
- a CDS encoding integrase core domain-containing protein, translated as MSWSLLYLILGRVVQLLVLLGGYQRISGELAGVGLRVPPSTVRDILKRAGLGPAPRRTGPSGYDDLRWPHSGGLSWGEFLKAQAEGIWACDLFHVDTVFLKRLYVLFFIEHATRAVHVVGVTAHPTEAWVAQQARNLLTDLGEQAERIRFLIRDRDAKFTAVFNEVFTSLGARVIKTPVRAPQANAIAERWGGTVRRECTDRLLVYNDRHLRRVLQAYQWHYNRHRPHRSRDRQPPQPPHAPATPSNLDQIRLQRRQILDGLINQYRRTA; from the coding sequence GTGTCGTGGTCCTTGCTTTACCTCATCCTCGGACGTGTCGTTCAGCTCCTGGTCCTGCTGGGTGGCTATCAGCGCATCAGCGGCGAACTGGCCGGCGTCGGGCTACGGGTGCCGCCCAGCACAGTGCGCGACATCCTCAAAAGAGCCGGGCTCGGTCCGGCACCACGTCGCACCGGCCCGAGTGGTTATGACGACTTGAGGTGGCCCCACTCGGGCGGCTTGAGCTGGGGCGAGTTCCTGAAAGCGCAGGCCGAGGGCATCTGGGCGTGCGACCTGTTCCACGTGGACACCGTCTTCCTCAAGCGGCTCTACGTTCTGTTCTTCATCGAGCACGCCACACGCGCCGTTCACGTCGTGGGTGTCACGGCGCATCCGACCGAAGCCTGGGTCGCTCAACAGGCCCGCAACCTGCTCACGGACCTGGGAGAGCAGGCCGAGCGCATCAGATTCCTCATTCGCGACCGCGACGCCAAATTCACCGCGGTCTTCAACGAGGTGTTCACCTCACTCGGCGCCCGCGTCATCAAAACGCCGGTTCGCGCGCCGCAGGCCAACGCGATCGCCGAGCGTTGGGGCGGCACCGTTCGACGGGAATGCACCGACCGGCTCTTGGTCTACAACGACCGCCATCTCCGCCGGGTCCTGCAGGCATACCAGTGGCATTACAACCGGCACCGTCCCCATCGCTCACGAGACCGTCAACCACCTCAGCCACCACATGCCCCGGCTACACCCAGCAATCTCGATCAAATCCGCCTGCAACGCCGACAGATACTCGACGGCCTGATCAACCAGTACCGGCGGACCGCATAG
- a CDS encoding FG-GAP repeat protein codes for MRAAFLASITFASLLLPASSAGAAGAAGATSIAGVCSDVPSDFDGDGRADLAVAAPYTRSGGHTRAGAVTVLYDMRTARRLTQDEPGVPGESETGDAFGSALATGDFDGDRCADLAVGVSEEDRSLPGADGDGVVQLFHGSPGGLRPGRVIDAGDLGRERESGRFGAALAAGDLDGDGDDELVIGAPGLGGGAIGVYGFGGREPYMITQETGWVGQPEKETDQFGAVLATGDFDGDGRTEVAVGAPADTALKNGQGSVTVLDVRRRKATLLTQDSPGISGRAEVWDFFGESLAGGDFNADGRDDLAIGVPGEGLTENQRAMDYGDGTVHVVYGSRAGLRTAGSETWSQRSLKGEPRYFDRFGAALAAGDLNGDGDDELAIGVPGENAVQVLAGTRSGGLTKNNNLLVTGTGGDFGGALATVPGRGLVVAAPGDGRLTLLRGAVRKGPYPGIRPSTARPLAGAPGDTLFGYAFTSPSSPR; via the coding sequence ATGAGAGCCGCGTTTCTCGCCTCCATTACCTTCGCCTCCCTTCTGCTCCCCGCCTCCTCCGCCGGGGCCGCCGGGGCCGCCGGGGCCACCTCCATCGCGGGCGTCTGCTCCGACGTGCCCTCCGACTTCGACGGCGACGGCCGGGCCGATCTCGCGGTCGCCGCGCCCTACACCCGCTCCGGCGGCCACACCCGAGCGGGGGCGGTCACCGTCCTGTACGACATGCGCACCGCCCGGAGACTGACCCAGGACGAGCCCGGCGTGCCCGGCGAGAGCGAGACCGGGGACGCATTCGGCTCGGCGCTGGCGACCGGTGACTTCGACGGCGACCGCTGCGCCGACCTGGCCGTGGGCGTCTCCGAGGAGGACCGCTCCCTGCCGGGGGCCGACGGCGACGGAGTGGTGCAGCTGTTTCACGGCTCGCCGGGCGGTCTGCGGCCCGGCCGGGTGATCGACGCCGGGGACCTGGGCCGCGAGCGCGAGTCCGGCCGGTTCGGGGCCGCGCTCGCGGCGGGGGACCTGGACGGCGACGGGGACGACGAGCTGGTGATCGGCGCCCCGGGGCTGGGCGGCGGCGCGATCGGGGTGTACGGGTTCGGCGGACGCGAGCCATACATGATCACGCAGGAGACCGGATGGGTGGGACAGCCCGAGAAGGAGACCGACCAGTTCGGCGCGGTGCTCGCCACCGGGGACTTCGACGGCGACGGCCGGACCGAGGTCGCCGTGGGCGCGCCCGCGGACACGGCCCTGAAGAACGGCCAGGGCTCGGTCACCGTTCTCGACGTCCGGCGGCGGAAGGCGACCTTGCTCACCCAGGACAGCCCGGGGATCAGCGGCCGCGCCGAGGTCTGGGACTTCTTCGGCGAGTCCCTGGCAGGCGGTGACTTCAACGCCGACGGCCGCGACGACCTGGCGATCGGCGTACCGGGCGAGGGCCTGACCGAGAACCAGCGGGCGATGGACTACGGCGACGGCACGGTACACGTCGTCTACGGCTCCCGCGCCGGGCTGCGCACCGCGGGCTCGGAAACCTGGTCGCAGCGCTCGCTGAAGGGGGAACCGCGCTACTTCGACCGCTTCGGCGCCGCCCTCGCCGCCGGAGACCTCAACGGTGACGGCGACGACGAGCTGGCGATCGGGGTGCCGGGTGAGAACGCCGTCCAGGTGCTCGCGGGTACCCGTTCCGGCGGCCTCACCAAGAACAACAATCTGCTGGTCACCGGCACGGGCGGCGACTTCGGCGGTGCTCTGGCCACGGTCCCGGGCCGCGGCCTGGTCGTCGCCGCCCCGGGCGACGGCAGGCTCACCCTGCTGCGCGGGGCCGTGCGTAAGGGCCCCTACCCCGGTATCCGCCCGTCGACGGCGAGGCCCCTGGCAGGCGCTCCCGGGGACACCCTGTTCGGCTACGCCTTCACCAGCCCCTCCTCCCCTCGGTAG